Proteins encoded within one genomic window of Deinococcus grandis:
- a CDS encoding two-component system response regulator encodes MSLTSASAPRSGPAAGLNLLIVEDCPEDAWHYQQLLARVDAGIRCHHVEVGDLGARMLRELQPDCVLLDFHLPDMTGQEFLEQFRPGVPVLVITGSAEHAEAAGVLQAGATRLLNKGELSPEILHAHITESLREHALREQVNLERRRMQAVLESTAHGMVFARHDRQQWQQWLVEYLNPAASRLLGIEAGPLTQGAADLLALLDRTLHLGVTQRVSVQRAPRALDLECAPGADGFTVTVRDVTGEGARARLDQARHEVLQRFVESRPLAEVLRGVQDLIGATLPGVTGRVLAGQVLLTWPHLSALGVSTATYPHVTGRGARRAFVPDDRGGCWALPLVAPDDGQELLGALLVDAPGDESVPAQLDDVVGLVTLLLMQARDQSRLQMQAWQDALTGLPNRSVFMDQLARALNGAERGGSLLAVGVLDLDGFKRVNDTYGHAGGDELLIEVARRLRLAFRASDLVARVGGDEFTLLLPDWPDTDSLELDLRRRLRQVLERPFRVGAAEVQVRFSLGVAVAPLHARSVDALLHLADRAMYLAKRAGGSVRLSPERAGQTG; translated from the coding sequence ATGTCACTGACGTCAGCCTCTGCACCGAGGTCCGGACCCGCCGCGGGTCTGAACCTGCTGATCGTGGAGGACTGCCCGGAGGACGCCTGGCACTACCAGCAGCTGCTGGCCCGGGTGGACGCCGGGATCCGCTGTCATCACGTCGAGGTGGGTGACCTGGGCGCGCGGATGCTGCGTGAACTGCAACCCGACTGCGTGCTGCTGGACTTTCACCTGCCGGACATGACCGGTCAGGAATTCCTGGAGCAGTTCCGCCCCGGGGTGCCGGTGCTGGTGATCACGGGTTCGGCCGAGCACGCCGAGGCGGCCGGGGTGCTGCAGGCCGGCGCGACCCGCCTGCTGAACAAGGGTGAGCTCAGCCCGGAGATCCTGCACGCGCACATCACCGAGAGCCTGCGCGAGCACGCGCTGCGCGAGCAGGTGAACCTGGAGCGGCGGCGCATGCAGGCCGTGCTGGAAAGCACCGCGCACGGCATGGTGTTCGCACGGCACGACCGGCAGCAGTGGCAGCAGTGGCTGGTGGAGTACCTGAACCCGGCGGCATCGCGCCTGCTGGGCATCGAGGCGGGCCCCCTGACGCAGGGCGCCGCGGACCTGCTGGCGCTGCTGGACCGCACGCTGCACCTGGGCGTCACCCAGCGGGTGTCGGTGCAGCGCGCGCCCCGGGCACTGGACCTGGAGTGCGCGCCCGGCGCGGACGGGTTCACGGTGACGGTCCGCGACGTGACGGGCGAGGGGGCGCGCGCGCGGCTCGATCAGGCGCGGCACGAGGTGCTGCAGCGGTTCGTGGAGTCGCGGCCCCTGGCGGAGGTGCTGCGCGGCGTGCAGGACCTGATCGGCGCGACCCTGCCGGGCGTGACGGGCCGGGTCCTGGCCGGGCAGGTGCTCCTGACGTGGCCGCACCTGTCCGCGCTGGGCGTGAGTACGGCCACGTATCCGCACGTGACCGGGCGCGGCGCGCGCCGCGCGTTCGTGCCGGACGACCGGGGCGGCTGCTGGGCCCTGCCGCTCGTGGCGCCGGACGACGGTCAGGAACTGCTGGGGGCGCTGCTGGTGGACGCGCCGGGCGACGAGTCCGTCCCGGCGCAGCTGGACGACGTCGTGGGGCTGGTCACGCTGCTGCTCATGCAGGCGCGGGATCAGTCGCGGCTGCAGATGCAGGCGTGGCAGGACGCGCTGACGGGCCTGCCGAACCGTTCGGTGTTCATGGACCAGCTCGCGCGGGCACTGAACGGCGCCGAGCGGGGCGGGTCGCTGCTGGCGGTGGGGGTGCTGGACCTGGACGGCTTCAAGCGGGTGAACGACACGTACGGGCACGCGGGTGGTGACGAACTGCTGATCGAGGTCGCGCGGCGCCTGCGCCTGGCGTTCCGCGCGTCGGACCTCGTGGCGCGGGTGGGCGGCGACGAGTTCACGCTGCTGCTCCCCGACTGGCCCGACACCGACAGCCTGGAGCTGGACCTGCGCCGCCGCCTGCGGCAGGTGCTCGAGCGGCCGTTCCGGGTGGGCGCGGCGGAGGTGCAGGTGCGGTTCAGTCTGGGGGTGGCGGTCGCGCCGCTGCACGCGCGGTCCGTGGACGCGCTGCTGCACCTCGCGGACCGCGCGATGTACCTCGCCAAGCGGGCCGGGGGGAGCGTGCGCCTCAGTCCGGAGCGGGCCGGGCAGACCGGATGA
- the pdxR gene encoding MocR-like pyridoxine biosynthesis transcription factor PdxR, with the protein MPRSPAPPVNLPVTLDRAAGGLARQLARQLRGAVRAGVLAPGQRMPSTRALAGALDVGRGVVFDAFDALLAEGYLVGRDRSGTFVASDLPPEPGGVTAAPVAAARWLRRDVPAALVEPPTPPGTLAFRVGQTDTSFLNTQAWRRVWRAAALDDLPDDYADPAGDALLRAEVAAYLRRARGLVCGPQDVLITSGAVQGVDLITQAVLTPGDAVAIEDPGYRLARQIFTERGARLLPVPVDEDGLLVSALPVGADAPLLAYTTPSHQFPLGVRLSLPRRLALLDWAAQADALILEDDYDSEYRYGAAPLPALASLDRAGRVAYLGTFSKVLSPSVRVGYVVAPAALRERLLALKTRADAHTSWPVQRALAYLIAGGHLEAHIRRMRREYARRRAALGEILAPLSPHARLLGLEAGLHALLELDARLDVPGVVAACAARGVLVTPVDDLYAGRPDRHGVLLGFGGLSVPEVTRAARVVVAAVTGGGSEA; encoded by the coding sequence ATGCCGCGTTCGCCTGCCCCGCCCGTGAACCTGCCCGTGACCCTGGACCGCGCGGCGGGCGGGCTGGCGCGGCAGCTGGCGCGGCAGCTGCGCGGCGCGGTCCGCGCGGGGGTGCTCGCGCCGGGGCAGCGGATGCCGTCCACGCGGGCGCTGGCGGGCGCGCTGGACGTCGGGCGGGGCGTGGTGTTCGACGCCTTCGATGCGCTGCTCGCCGAGGGGTACCTCGTGGGCCGCGACCGGTCCGGGACGTTCGTCGCCTCTGACCTGCCGCCCGAGCCGGGCGGGGTGACGGCCGCGCCGGTCGCGGCGGCCCGCTGGTTGCGCCGCGACGTCCCGGCGGCGCTGGTCGAGCCGCCCACCCCGCCGGGCACGCTGGCGTTCCGGGTGGGGCAGACGGACACGTCGTTCCTGAACACGCAGGCGTGGCGGCGGGTGTGGCGCGCGGCGGCGCTGGACGACCTGCCGGACGACTACGCGGACCCGGCGGGGGACGCGCTGCTGCGCGCGGAGGTCGCCGCGTACCTGCGCCGCGCGCGGGGGCTGGTGTGCGGCCCGCAGGATGTGCTGATCACGTCGGGCGCCGTGCAGGGCGTGGACCTGATCACGCAGGCGGTCCTGACCCCCGGGGACGCGGTCGCCATCGAGGACCCGGGGTACCGGCTGGCGCGGCAGATCTTCACGGAGCGGGGCGCGCGGCTGCTGCCCGTCCCTGTGGACGAGGACGGGCTGCTCGTGTCGGCGCTGCCGGTCGGGGCGGACGCGCCGCTGCTGGCGTACACGACGCCCAGCCACCAGTTTCCGCTGGGCGTGCGGCTGTCCCTGCCGCGCCGCCTAGCGCTGCTGGACTGGGCGGCGCAGGCGGACGCGCTGATCCTGGAGGACGATTACGACAGCGAGTACCGCTACGGGGCGGCGCCGCTGCCCGCGCTGGCGTCCCTGGACCGGGCGGGCCGGGTGGCGTACCTGGGCACGTTCAGCAAGGTGCTCAGCCCGTCGGTGCGCGTGGGGTACGTCGTGGCACCCGCGGCGCTGCGGGAGCGGCTGCTGGCGCTGAAGACCCGCGCGGACGCGCACACGTCCTGGCCGGTGCAGCGGGCGCTGGCGTACCTGATCGCGGGCGGGCACCTGGAGGCGCACATCCGGCGGATGCGGCGCGAGTACGCGCGGCGCCGCGCGGCGCTGGGCGAGATCCTGGCACCCCTGTCCCCGCACGCGCGCCTGCTGGGCCTGGAGGCCGGACTGCACGCACTCCTGGAACTGGACGCGCGGCTGGACGTGCCGGGCGTGGTCGCGGCGTGCGCGGCGCGTGGGGTGCTGGTCACGCCCGTGGACGATCTGTACGCGGGTCGGCCCGACCGGCATGGGGTGCTGCTGGGGTTCGGTGGGCTGAGCGTGCCGGAGGTGACGCGCGCCGCCCGGGTGGTGGTCGCGGCGGTCACGGGGGGCGGATCGGAGGCGTGA
- a CDS encoding CoA-acylating methylmalonate-semialdehyde dehydrogenase: MTNTMTKPAPINHWLGGKLTPGTSGRTAKVFNPATGEVQGLVDLASRAEVDAAVAAAAQTARSWRTVPLSRRAEIMFRFRALLDARRDDLARILTREHGKVHADALGEIARGIENVDFACGIPNLLKGGYSEGASTGVDVYSIQQPLGVVAGITPFNFPAMVPLWMIANALACGNAFILKPSEKDPSASLFIADLLQQAGLPDGVFTVLHGDKEAVDALLEHPDIAAVSFVGSTPIARYIYQKGTEHGKRVQALGGAKNHMLVLPDADVNMAADAAVSAAYGSAGERCMAISVVLAVGDVADGLVDAIASRLPALKVGPGSDAANEMGPLISREHRDRVAGYIGSAADQGATVVVDGRAQTFDGNGFFLGVSLLDHVTPDMDAYRDEIFGPVLCVVRVPTYEAGLKLINDNEFGNGTAIFTRDGGAARQFQFDCQVGMVGINVPIPVPVAYYSFGGWKASLFGDTHMYGPDGIKFYTRTKVVTSRWPDPATSRVDLGFPQNR; this comes from the coding sequence ATGACGAACACGATGACCAAGCCCGCTCCCATCAACCACTGGCTGGGGGGCAAGTTGACGCCCGGCACGTCGGGCCGCACTGCGAAGGTGTTCAACCCGGCGACCGGGGAGGTGCAAGGGCTCGTGGACCTCGCCAGCCGCGCCGAGGTGGACGCGGCGGTCGCGGCGGCCGCGCAGACGGCGCGGTCGTGGCGTACGGTGCCGCTGAGCCGACGGGCTGAGATCATGTTCCGATTCCGGGCGCTGCTGGACGCCCGCCGGGACGACCTGGCCCGCATCCTGACCCGTGAGCACGGGAAGGTGCACGCGGACGCGCTGGGCGAGATCGCGCGCGGCATCGAGAACGTGGACTTCGCGTGCGGCATTCCGAATCTCCTGAAGGGCGGGTACTCGGAGGGCGCGAGTACCGGCGTGGACGTGTACTCCATCCAGCAGCCGCTGGGCGTGGTGGCGGGCATCACGCCGTTCAACTTCCCGGCGATGGTGCCGCTGTGGATGATCGCGAACGCGCTGGCCTGCGGGAACGCCTTCATCCTGAAACCCAGCGAGAAGGACCCCTCGGCGAGCCTGTTCATCGCGGACCTGCTGCAGCAGGCGGGCCTCCCGGACGGCGTGTTCACGGTCCTGCACGGCGATAAGGAGGCGGTGGACGCGCTGCTGGAGCACCCGGACATCGCAGCGGTCAGTTTCGTCGGGTCCACCCCGATTGCCCGGTACATCTACCAGAAGGGCACCGAGCACGGCAAGCGCGTGCAGGCGCTGGGCGGCGCGAAGAACCACATGCTGGTCCTGCCGGACGCGGACGTGAACATGGCCGCCGACGCCGCCGTCAGCGCCGCGTACGGGTCCGCCGGGGAGCGCTGCATGGCGATCAGCGTGGTGCTGGCCGTCGGGGACGTGGCGGACGGGCTGGTGGACGCCATCGCCTCGCGCCTGCCTGCCCTGAAGGTCGGCCCCGGCAGTGACGCCGCGAACGAGATGGGGCCGCTGATCAGCCGCGAGCACCGCGACCGGGTCGCCGGGTACATCGGCAGCGCCGCCGACCAGGGCGCGACGGTCGTCGTGGACGGCCGGGCGCAGACGTTCGACGGGAATGGGTTCTTCCTGGGCGTGTCGCTGCTCGATCACGTCACGCCCGACATGGACGCCTACCGCGACGAGATCTTCGGGCCGGTCCTGTGCGTGGTGCGCGTGCCCACCTACGAGGCGGGCCTGAAGCTCATCAACGACAACGAGTTCGGGAACGGCACCGCGATCTTCACGCGCGACGGCGGCGCCGCCCGGCAGTTCCAGTTCGACTGTCAGGTCGGCATGGTCGGTATCAACGTGCCGATTCCCGTCCCGGTCGCCTACTACTCCTTCGGCGGCTGGAAGGCCAGCCTGTTCGGCGACACGCACATGTACGGCCCGGACGGCATCAAGTTCTACACTCGCACGAAGGTCGTCACGTCCCGCTGGCCCGACCCGGCGACCAGCCGCGTGGACCTCGGCTTCCCCCAGAACCGCTGA
- a CDS encoding aminotransferase class III-fold pyridoxal phosphate-dependent enzyme, which translates to MPDPHPDTHDIIQANRDHTLFSWSVQTQTNPIHMTGGKGSHFFDGDGNAWLDFSSQLININVGHQHPAVLDAIKAQVDTMCFAGPSFATDVRAQLGQKLREVTGLGKSFFTLGGSEANENAMKMARLYTGRDKIITRYRSYHGATMGSMTASGDPRRWPVEPGVPGIVRAFDPYCYRCPFGKTPDSCGRECVSHIEEIIQMEGPHTIAAIMVEGITGSNGLLVPPDDYYPKLRALCDRYGILLIDDEVMSGFGRTGTWLATQHYGIKPDIVTCAKGLTSGYMPLGAVVVSDAIAEYFETHFLAGGLTYSGHPVSLAAAVANLKVYEDEGLFEHTRELGEYLGQCLEAMKARYACVGDVRYKGLFSVLELVRDKATKEPLAPFNGTSPEMGRLAAHLKSRHVYAYSRFNFLWVCPPLVVTREELDEGLAAYEEALALVDEMIGSPVAAD; encoded by the coding sequence ATGCCCGACCCGCATCCCGACACGCACGACATCATCCAGGCGAACCGTGACCACACCCTGTTCTCGTGGAGCGTGCAGACCCAGACGAACCCCATCCACATGACCGGCGGGAAGGGCAGCCACTTCTTCGACGGCGACGGGAACGCGTGGCTGGACTTCTCCAGTCAGCTGATCAACATCAACGTCGGGCACCAGCATCCGGCCGTGCTGGACGCCATCAAGGCGCAGGTGGACACCATGTGCTTCGCCGGGCCGAGCTTCGCCACGGACGTCCGCGCGCAACTGGGGCAGAAACTGCGTGAGGTCACGGGCCTGGGCAAGAGCTTCTTCACGCTGGGCGGCAGCGAGGCGAACGAGAACGCCATGAAGATGGCCCGCCTGTACACCGGCCGCGACAAGATCATCACCCGCTACCGTTCCTACCACGGGGCGACGATGGGCAGCATGACCGCCAGCGGCGACCCCCGGCGCTGGCCGGTCGAACCCGGCGTGCCCGGCATCGTGCGCGCCTTCGACCCGTACTGCTACCGCTGCCCGTTCGGGAAGACGCCGGACAGTTGCGGGCGCGAGTGCGTGTCGCACATCGAGGAGATCATCCAGATGGAAGGGCCGCACACCATCGCCGCGATCATGGTCGAGGGCATCACCGGCAGCAACGGTCTGCTCGTCCCGCCGGACGACTACTACCCGAAACTGCGCGCCCTGTGCGACCGGTACGGCATTCTCCTGATCGACGACGAGGTCATGAGCGGCTTCGGCCGCACCGGCACGTGGCTCGCCACGCAGCATTACGGCATCAAGCCCGACATCGTCACCTGCGCCAAGGGCCTGACCAGCGGGTACATGCCGCTGGGCGCGGTGGTCGTCAGTGACGCCATCGCCGAGTACTTCGAGACGCACTTCCTGGCGGGAGGCCTGACCTACAGCGGGCATCCGGTCTCGCTGGCCGCCGCCGTCGCCAACCTGAAGGTCTACGAGGACGAGGGGCTGTTCGAGCACACCCGCGAGCTGGGCGAGTACCTCGGGCAGTGCCTGGAAGCCATGAAGGCGCGGTACGCCTGCGTGGGCGACGTGCGTTACAAGGGCCTGTTCAGCGTCCTCGAACTCGTGCGGGACAAGGCCACCAAGGAGCCGCTGGCGCCGTTCAACGGCACCTCGCCGGAGATGGGCCGCCTCGCCGCGCACCTGAAAAGCAGGCACGTGTACGCGTACAGCCGCTTCAACTTCCTGTGGGTCTGCCCGCCCCTCGTCGTCACCCGCGAGGAACTCGACGAGGGCCTCGCCGCGTACGAGGAAGCCCTCGCCCTGGTGGACGAGATGATCGGTTCACCCGTCGCCGCCGACTGA
- a CDS encoding PucR family transcriptional regulator, with amino-acid sequence MTPVRLEDPMLPTLAELLTLPAFAGAEVVSGHAHLTQPVTWVHVSEVADAARFLTGGELLLSTGSLLARMNDGELEGFVASLAQRGAHGLALELVQVFRDVPPALLGASRLHGLPLIVFRSEVSFAALTRAAHARILNHGGPALDPSLAPLLDALAETGRSVAFLRAQLGPLLNLPARPRSTLLGTLDALLTTNFNMAETARRLGVRRQTVYYRLEQLRAMLPDLDEPRRQLGLHLALELTRSEAGEALSAAERT; translated from the coding sequence ATGACCCCTGTTCGACTGGAGGATCCGATGTTGCCGACGCTGGCGGAACTGTTGACGCTTCCAGCGTTCGCGGGCGCGGAGGTCGTGAGCGGGCACGCGCACCTGACGCAACCCGTGACCTGGGTGCATGTGTCGGAGGTGGCGGACGCCGCGCGCTTCCTGACGGGCGGGGAACTGCTCCTCTCGACCGGGTCGCTGCTGGCCCGCATGAACGACGGCGAACTGGAGGGCTTCGTGGCGTCGCTGGCGCAGCGGGGCGCGCACGGGCTGGCGCTGGAACTCGTGCAGGTGTTCCGCGACGTGCCGCCCGCGCTGCTGGGCGCGTCGCGCCTGCACGGGCTGCCGCTGATCGTGTTCCGGTCCGAGGTGAGTTTCGCGGCCCTGACCCGCGCGGCGCACGCCCGCATCCTGAACCACGGCGGCCCGGCGCTGGACCCGAGCCTCGCGCCGCTGCTCGACGCGCTGGCCGAGACGGGCCGCAGCGTGGCGTTCCTGCGCGCGCAGCTGGGGCCGCTGCTGAACCTGCCCGCCCGGCCCCGCTCGACGCTGCTGGGCACGCTGGACGCCCTGTTGACCACGAACTTCAACATGGCCGAAACCGCCCGGCGGCTGGGCGTGCGGCGGCAGACGGTGTACTACCGCCTGGAGCAGCTGCGCGCCATGCTGCCTGACCTGGACGAACCCCGGCGGCAGCTGGGTCTGCATCTGGCGCTGGAACTGACGCGCAGCGAGGCGGGCGAGGCGCTCAGCGCCGCCGAGCGGACGTAG
- a CDS encoding hydantoinase/carbamoylase family amidase, translated as MLDPQRTIDELKALRELTGDEHGAQRVAFTDTWVAARAFLKEKLDALPVTQHMDAAGNWWATLPGESDRALLIGGHLDSVPNGGWLDGCLNVLAGLEVLRRVNEQYAGRPPVTLKLVDWADEEGARFGRSLYGSSAAGGKLDVTEMRKLKDRDGVSLEDALSRVGITLADAPDARAELRDAAAYLELHIEQGPVLEHLDLPLGAVLGTVGVERHTVTFHGQAAHSGSTPMNVRRDAFLAAGRFGQAIYDIAARHGGVCTVGSVRTLPGIVTSVVETCELTLDQRHLDADKLAAMWQDAQDAATQFAQDAGCTVTFGYLWNIEPIPFHPMLIDAAEASILTVTPTSHRLPSGPLHDAAEVARAGVPTVMLFVQSLRGISHNRIEDTREDHLALSVQALDELTTRTMDWIAKGI; from the coding sequence CTGCGTGAATTGACCGGGGACGAGCACGGCGCGCAGCGGGTGGCGTTCACGGACACCTGGGTCGCCGCCCGCGCGTTCCTGAAGGAGAAACTGGACGCGCTGCCCGTCACGCAGCACATGGACGCCGCCGGGAACTGGTGGGCGACCCTGCCCGGCGAGAGTGACCGCGCCCTTTTGATCGGCGGGCACCTCGATTCGGTCCCGAACGGCGGGTGGCTGGACGGGTGCCTGAACGTCCTGGCGGGCCTGGAGGTCCTGCGCCGTGTCAATGAGCAGTACGCCGGGCGGCCGCCCGTCACGCTGAAACTCGTGGACTGGGCCGACGAGGAAGGCGCGCGCTTCGGCCGCAGCCTGTACGGGTCCAGCGCTGCCGGCGGCAAACTCGACGTGACCGAGATGCGCAAACTGAAAGACCGCGACGGCGTGAGCCTCGAAGACGCCCTGAGCCGCGTCGGAATCACCCTCGCGGATGCCCCGGACGCCCGCGCGGAACTGAGGGACGCCGCCGCGTACCTCGAACTGCACATCGAACAGGGGCCCGTCCTCGAACACCTGGACCTGCCCCTCGGCGCGGTCCTCGGCACCGTCGGCGTCGAACGGCACACGGTCACCTTCCACGGGCAGGCCGCGCACAGCGGCAGCACCCCCATGAACGTCCGCAGGGACGCGTTCCTCGCCGCCGGACGCTTCGGGCAGGCCATCTACGACATCGCCGCGCGGCACGGGGGCGTGTGCACGGTCGGCAGCGTCAGGACCCTGCCCGGCATCGTCACCAGCGTCGTCGAGACCTGCGAACTCACCCTCGACCAGCGGCACCTCGACGCGGACAAGCTGGCCGCCATGTGGCAGGACGCGCAGGACGCCGCCACGCAGTTCGCACAGGACGCAGGCTGCACCGTCACCTTCGGGTATCTCTGGAACATCGAACCCATCCCGTTCCACCCCATGCTCATCGACGCGGCCGAGGCCAGCATCCTGACCGTCACGCCCACCTCGCACCGCCTGCCCAGCGGGCCGCTCCATGACGCCGCCGAGGTCGCCCGCGCGGGCGTGCCCACCGTCATGCTGTTCGTGCAGTCCCTGCGCGGCATCAGCCACAACAGGATCGAGGACACCCGCGAGGACCACCTCGCCCTGAGCGTGCAGGCCCTGGATGAACTCACCACCCGCACCATGGACTGGATTGCGAAAGGCATCTGA